In one Shewanella loihica PV-4 genomic region, the following are encoded:
- the waaA gene encoding lipid IV(A) 3-deoxy-D-manno-octulosonic acid transferase: MNRTLYSALLYLLSPLLILYLAIRAIKSPDYRGRWGERFGLSTLSRADLLIHSVSMGETLAAIPLIKQIQAAYPELSITITTTSPTGSAEVIKAFAGSVQHCYLPFDLPLCVARFLSQLQPKQIIIMETELWPNLIHQAKRRGIRLMLANARLSEKSANQYRGRPKLSLPMLRSLDLIAAQSPQAAQRFIDLGVEAEPVKVTGSLKFDLTIAPDLLEKAKELRKTWQRMETPVWVAGSVHPGEFDIMLAAHKSLLIRFPHALLVLVPRHPEQFDAAASRVKAAGLVLARRSKQDAVDDQTQVLLGDTMGELLSFYGAADQAFVGGTLIENGGHNPLEPAAIGLPVYVGPHHWDFAEITGLLKEAGSLALVQDADELAQQLVHKFDDKAAYLVAREAGLEVVEANKGALAAQFALANELIKA; this comes from the coding sequence CTATCTGGCGATTAGGGCGATCAAGAGCCCGGATTATCGTGGCCGCTGGGGTGAACGCTTCGGTCTGTCGACGCTGTCGCGGGCGGATTTGTTGATCCATTCTGTCTCCATGGGGGAGACTCTGGCGGCGATTCCGCTGATTAAACAGATACAGGCGGCCTACCCTGAGCTCAGTATTACCATAACCACCACGAGTCCGACAGGTTCGGCCGAGGTGATAAAGGCTTTTGCGGGCAGCGTGCAGCACTGCTATCTGCCCTTCGACCTTCCTCTGTGTGTGGCGCGTTTCCTGAGCCAGCTGCAGCCAAAGCAGATCATCATCATGGAGACTGAGCTGTGGCCGAACCTCATTCATCAGGCCAAACGCCGGGGTATTAGGCTGATGCTGGCCAACGCCCGCCTGTCGGAGAAGTCCGCCAACCAGTATCGCGGGCGACCCAAGCTGTCGCTGCCCATGTTGCGCTCACTGGATCTGATCGCCGCCCAGTCGCCTCAGGCGGCGCAGCGTTTCATCGACCTGGGCGTCGAGGCCGAGCCGGTAAAGGTCACGGGAAGCCTCAAGTTCGACCTCACTATAGCGCCAGACTTGCTAGAGAAGGCAAAAGAGCTGCGTAAGACTTGGCAGCGGATGGAGACTCCGGTCTGGGTGGCGGGCAGCGTGCATCCGGGGGAGTTTGATATCATGCTCGCCGCGCACAAGAGCCTGTTGATACGCTTCCCCCATGCCCTGCTGGTGTTGGTGCCCAGGCATCCAGAGCAGTTTGACGCGGCGGCCAGCCGGGTGAAGGCCGCAGGGCTAGTGCTGGCGCGCCGCAGTAAACAAGATGCGGTGGATGACCAGACTCAGGTGCTGCTGGGCGACACCATGGGTGAGCTGCTCAGCTTCTATGGCGCGGCGGATCAGGCTTTTGTCGGCGGTACCCTGATCGAGAATGGTGGCCATAATCCACTGGAGCCGGCGGCTATCGGCCTGCCCGTCTATGTGGGGCCACATCACTGGGATTTTGCCGAGATCACTGGCCTGCTCAAGGAGGCGGGATCTTTAGCCTTAGTGCAAGATGCCGATGAGTTGGCGCAGCAGCTGGTGCATAAGTTTGACGATAAGGCGGCCTATCTGGTCGCCAGAGAGGCCGGGCTCGAGGTGGTTGAGGCCAATAAGGGGGCACTTGCGGCCCAGTTTGCCTTGGCTAACGAGTTGATTAAGGCTTAG
- a CDS encoding 3-deoxy-D-manno-octulosonic acid kinase: MQIKPTDAGCIVFSQASLKAITPDWFTFDYWQDLGAITGSSKGRYTTWFVNPAPLSQAPEEEWVLRHYYRGGMMEKFSRDAYLYTGLKRCRAIAEFNLLEQLFKEGFAVPEPVAAQIQRSGPYYRGDIIIKRIPGARDLVAELSQGPMSDEKWQALGACIAKFHRRGVYHADLNAKNILLAGENFTLIDFDRGELKQPDSKWQQSNLDRLLRSFNKEKGKAPELHFSQENWQLLLAGYAQA; the protein is encoded by the coding sequence ATGCAAATAAAACCTACCGATGCAGGTTGCATCGTCTTTAGCCAAGCTTCGCTCAAGGCGATCACCCCAGATTGGTTTACCTTCGATTACTGGCAAGACCTAGGGGCCATCACAGGCTCTTCAAAGGGCCGCTACACCACCTGGTTTGTCAATCCAGCTCCTCTGAGTCAGGCGCCCGAGGAGGAGTGGGTACTCAGACACTATTATCGTGGCGGCATGATGGAGAAGTTCAGCCGCGATGCCTATCTCTATACCGGGCTTAAGCGTTGCCGGGCGATCGCCGAATTCAATTTATTGGAGCAGCTGTTTAAGGAAGGATTTGCGGTGCCGGAACCTGTGGCGGCGCAGATCCAGCGCAGCGGCCCCTATTATCGCGGCGATATCATCATCAAGCGGATCCCGGGGGCTCGCGATCTGGTGGCCGAGCTAAGCCAGGGACCTATGTCGGATGAAAAATGGCAGGCGCTCGGTGCCTGTATCGCCAAGTTCCATCGCCGCGGCGTCTACCACGCCGATCTCAATGCCAAGAACATACTGCTGGCCGGAGAGAACTTTACCCTGATCGATTTCGACCGCGGCGAGTTGAAGCAGCCTGACAGCAAGTGGCAACAGTCCAATCTGGATCGCCTGCTCCGCTCCTTCAACAAGGAGAAGGGCAAGGCGCCCGAACTGCACTTTAGCCAGGAAAACTGGCAGCTTCTATTAGCGGGCTACGCCCAGGCCTAG